A window of the Yersinia rochesterensis genome harbors these coding sequences:
- a CDS encoding HesA/MoeB/ThiF family protein, with amino-acid sequence MINMHELSDSEFLRYSRQLLLEDIGPEGQLKLKTASVLIVGLGGLGSPAALYLAAAGVGTLLLADDDPLELTNLQRQILYRTTDLDRKSPTNPTKARLAQHHLQNLNPQIEIIALETRLADQALADAVAGVNLVLDCSDNMETRHQVNAACIKAQKPLISGSAVGFSGQLLVIEPPYSQGCYTCLYPDKELPQRNCRTAGILGPVVGVIGTLQALEAIKMLAGLASPLSGKLRLFDGKQQSWSTLQLTRAKHCPVCGGSR; translated from the coding sequence ATGATAAACATGCATGAATTGAGTGACAGTGAATTCTTGCGCTACAGCCGCCAGTTATTGCTGGAAGATATTGGCCCTGAGGGCCAATTGAAACTGAAAACTGCCAGTGTATTGATTGTCGGCCTCGGAGGGCTTGGCTCCCCAGCGGCACTCTATTTGGCAGCGGCCGGGGTTGGAACATTATTATTGGCTGACGATGACCCGCTAGAATTGACCAATTTGCAGCGCCAAATATTATATCGCACCACGGATCTCGACCGAAAATCGCCCACTAACCCAACTAAAGCGCGGTTAGCCCAGCATCATTTGCAAAATCTTAACCCACAGATTGAAATTATCGCGTTGGAAACACGGCTGGCCGACCAAGCGCTGGCTGATGCTGTTGCTGGCGTTAATTTAGTGCTCGATTGCAGTGACAACATGGAGACGCGCCATCAAGTCAATGCCGCCTGTATTAAAGCACAAAAACCGTTAATCAGCGGCAGCGCCGTGGGTTTCAGCGGGCAGTTATTAGTGATTGAACCGCCCTATTCCCAAGGTTGCTATACCTGTCTTTATCCAGATAAAGAGCTACCGCAACGTAATTGCCGCACCGCCGGTATATTGGGGCCGGTAGTGGGTGTCATCGGCACCTTGCAAGCACTGGAGGCCATTAAAATGCTGGCTGGGCTGGCCTCTCCGCTCAGTGGGAAATTGCGCCTATTTGATGGTAAGCAGCAAAGCTGGAGCACCTTGCAACTCACGCGGGCGAAACATTGCCCTGTCTGTGGAGGCTCACGGTGA
- the thiS gene encoding sulfur carrier protein ThiS: protein MKSKHINIVLNDQPLEVECAITAAMLLQQLNRHQPGTALAINQVIIPRADWEKCQLHAGDDILLFQAIAGG from the coding sequence GTGAAGAGTAAACATATCAATATTGTACTCAATGATCAGCCGCTTGAAGTGGAATGCGCGATAACCGCTGCCATGCTGCTCCAACAACTGAACCGCCACCAGCCGGGTACCGCGCTGGCGATTAATCAGGTCATCATCCCGCGCGCTGACTGGGAAAAATGCCAGTTACACGCGGGTGATGATATTTTGCTATTCCAAGCGATTGCCGGGGGCTGA
- a CDS encoding thiazole synthase, protein MLKIADTTFTSRLFTGTGKFSTSELMLEALQASGSQLITMAMKRVDLHAGNDAILAPLRQLGVRLLPNTSGAKTAQEAVFAARLAREALGTHWVKLEIHPDVKYLLPDPIETLKAAEILVKEGFVVLPYCGADPVLCKRLEEVGCAAVMPLGAPIGSNLGLRTRDFLQIIIEQAKVPVVVDAGIGAPSHALEAIELGADAVLVNTAIAVAHSPVQMAHAFRLAVESGELARQAGLGNQQFDQAIATSPLTGFLSQLEEENHV, encoded by the coding sequence ATGCTGAAAATCGCCGATACCACTTTTACCTCCCGTTTATTTACTGGCACGGGCAAATTTTCCACGTCTGAATTGATGTTAGAAGCATTGCAAGCCTCCGGTTCACAACTGATTACCATGGCGATGAAGCGGGTAGATTTACACGCCGGTAACGATGCTATTCTGGCCCCTTTGCGCCAATTGGGCGTACGTTTACTGCCCAACACCTCCGGCGCGAAAACTGCGCAAGAAGCTGTTTTTGCTGCACGTTTGGCACGTGAAGCTCTCGGCACCCATTGGGTGAAACTGGAAATCCACCCGGATGTGAAGTATTTGCTGCCCGACCCCATCGAAACGCTGAAAGCCGCCGAAATACTGGTGAAAGAGGGGTTTGTGGTCTTGCCTTACTGCGGCGCAGACCCGGTATTGTGCAAACGGTTGGAAGAAGTCGGTTGTGCGGCCGTCATGCCATTGGGCGCACCTATTGGTTCCAATTTGGGATTGCGCACCCGCGACTTTCTGCAAATCATTATCGAGCAAGCCAAAGTTCCGGTGGTGGTCGATGCCGGAATTGGCGCACCAAGCCATGCCCTTGAGGCCATAGAACTCGGTGCTGATGCTGTTCTGGTGAATACCGCGATTGCGGTTGCTCACTCACCGGTGCAAATGGCCCACGCTTTTCGCTTAGCAGTTGAGTCCGGCGAGTTGGCGCGTCAAGCTGGACTGGGCAATCAACAGTTTGATCAAGCCATTGCCACCAGCCCACTGACTGGTTTCCTTAGCCAGCTTGAGGAAGAAAATCATGTCTGA
- the thiH gene encoding 2-iminoacetate synthase ThiH, with amino-acid sequence MSEDFNQRWQQLDWDDIALRINSKTAADVERAINAVKPNRDDLMALISPAALAYLEPMAQKAQQLTRQRFGNTVSFYVPLYLSNLCANDCTYCGFSMSNRIKRKTLDHAEIIRECAAIKALGFEHLLLVTGEHQAKVGMDYFRRHFPTIRSQFSSLMMEVQPLAEEEYAELKTLGLDGVMVYQETYHPATYQRHHLRGHKQDFHWRLATPDRLGRAGIDKIGLGALIGLSNSWRTDCYMLAEHLFYLQQTYWQSRYSISFPRLRPCAGGIEPASLMSESQLLQLICAFRLFAPDVELSLSTRESPFFRDNVIPLAINNVSAGSKTQPGGYADNHPELEQFAPHDNRTPEQVAQALTLAGLQPVWKDWDSHLGRSLQ; translated from the coding sequence ATGTCTGAAGACTTCAATCAGCGCTGGCAGCAATTGGACTGGGATGATATCGCTCTGCGCATCAACAGCAAAACCGCCGCAGATGTTGAGCGGGCGATTAATGCCGTCAAACCAAATCGTGATGATTTAATGGCACTTATTTCTCCCGCTGCACTGGCTTATCTGGAGCCAATGGCGCAGAAAGCCCAACAACTGACCCGCCAACGCTTTGGCAATACGGTCAGTTTTTATGTTCCGCTCTATCTTTCTAATCTGTGTGCCAATGACTGTACTTATTGTGGTTTTTCAATGAGTAATCGCATCAAACGCAAGACATTGGACCACGCTGAAATCATCCGCGAGTGTGCCGCCATCAAAGCACTGGGCTTCGAACATTTGCTACTGGTCACTGGTGAGCACCAGGCAAAAGTCGGCATGGATTATTTCCGGCGTCATTTCCCGACTATCCGCAGCCAATTCAGCTCGCTGATGATGGAAGTTCAACCATTGGCAGAAGAAGAGTATGCGGAGCTAAAAACACTGGGATTGGATGGCGTGATGGTTTATCAAGAAACCTATCATCCGGCGACTTATCAGCGCCATCACTTGCGCGGCCATAAGCAGGATTTTCACTGGCGGCTGGCCACCCCTGATCGTCTGGGTCGGGCGGGGATCGATAAGATCGGATTAGGTGCTTTGATTGGCTTGTCGAACAGTTGGCGCACCGACTGCTACATGCTGGCGGAACATCTGTTTTATTTGCAACAAACTTACTGGCAGAGTCGCTATTCCATTTCATTCCCGCGTTTACGGCCATGCGCCGGGGGAATTGAACCCGCTTCTTTGATGAGCGAATCACAATTGCTGCAATTGATTTGTGCTTTCCGTCTGTTTGCCCCGGATGTGGAACTGTCGCTCTCGACCCGTGAATCGCCTTTCTTCCGCGATAACGTGATTCCGTTAGCAATAAATAATGTCAGTGCGGGTTCAAAAACACAGCCGGGCGGGTATGCCGATAATCATCCTGAGCTTGAGCAGTTTGCTCCTCATGATAATCGCACCCCGGAGCAAGTCGCCCAAGCATTGACGCTAGCCGGGTTACAGCCGGTGTGGAAAGATTGGGATAGCCATTTAGGCCGTTCCCTGCAATAG